In the genome of Thiomicrospira aerophila AL3, one region contains:
- the folK gene encoding 2-amino-4-hydroxy-6-hydroxymethyldihydropteridine diphosphokinase produces the protein MTNHTKVIEQPPTDNWVQVFVGLGSNLGDSEQVLRQACFEMMQWSSVRNLQVSNWYRSRPQGPQDQPDYVNGACCFETHLAPEALLSALQALELDLGKVKRRHWGERLVDLDIICYGQLSMKTADLTLPHPMAAKRDFVLVPLLDLAPDLVLPGYGTIEACLAKLPDTFLYASDTSDSKVMA, from the coding sequence ATGACTAACCACACTAAGGTTATAGAACAGCCACCAACAGATAACTGGGTGCAGGTTTTTGTGGGCTTAGGCAGTAATTTAGGTGATTCGGAGCAGGTACTGCGGCAGGCCTGCTTTGAGATGATGCAGTGGTCCTCGGTTCGTAACCTGCAGGTCTCTAACTGGTATAGGTCTAGACCCCAGGGACCACAAGATCAGCCTGATTATGTTAATGGCGCATGTTGTTTTGAAACCCATCTAGCGCCTGAAGCCTTATTATCTGCTTTGCAGGCGCTTGAATTAGATTTGGGTAAGGTTAAGCGCCGTCATTGGGGCGAGCGTTTGGTAGATTTAGACATCATCTGTTATGGCCAGCTAAGTATGAAAACGGCTGATTTAACCTTACCGCATCCTATGGCAGCCAAGCGCGATTTTGTCTTGGTGCCGCTACTTGATTTAGCACCTGACCTGGTATTGCCCGGTTATGGCACGATTGAAGCCTGTTTAGCAAAACTGCCGGATACTTTTTTATATGCATCTGATACTTCAGACTCTAAGGTAATGGCATGA
- the panB gene encoding 3-methyl-2-oxobutanoate hydroxymethyltransferase, with product MKKTLKQLYKMAAAQEPIACLTAYDAAFAHWADTAGVDVILVGDSLGMVVQGQRTTLPVSLEDMVYHTQMVQRGNKQAWCIADVPFMADKNLDTVMDAAAQLLKVGQADMVKLEGGQRIVSYVQALAERGVPVCGHLGLLPQSVLKKGYQVQGTDPAQAAQLLADAQALVAAGIDLLVLECVPSELAKQITAALPIPVIGIGAGAVVNGQVLVSYDVLGLTPGRAPKFSQNFLTGRDSILAAFEAYVQAVKDKTFPTADHEVG from the coding sequence ATGAAAAAAACTTTGAAACAACTCTATAAAATGGCGGCGGCGCAAGAACCCATAGCTTGTTTGACGGCCTATGATGCGGCCTTTGCGCATTGGGCTGATACGGCGGGCGTGGATGTTATTTTGGTGGGTGATTCCTTGGGTATGGTGGTGCAAGGTCAGCGCACGACTTTGCCGGTTTCGCTTGAGGACATGGTTTATCACACGCAGATGGTACAGCGCGGTAATAAGCAGGCCTGGTGTATTGCTGATGTGCCTTTTATGGCCGATAAAAATCTAGACACGGTGATGGATGCGGCCGCGCAGCTTTTAAAAGTAGGCCAGGCCGATATGGTAAAGCTTGAGGGCGGTCAGCGCATCGTCTCTTATGTGCAGGCATTAGCTGAGCGTGGCGTACCGGTGTGTGGTCATTTAGGCTTGTTACCGCAATCGGTGTTAAAAAAGGGCTATCAGGTACAAGGTACTGACCCCGCGCAAGCGGCGCAGTTGTTAGCCGATGCCCAAGCGCTCGTAGCGGCGGGTATTGATTTATTGGTGCTTGAATGTGTGCCTAGTGAATTGGCAAAGCAGATTACTGCGGCCTTACCCATTCCGGTCATCGGTATTGGTGCGGGGGCTGTGGTTAATGGTCAAGTATTGGTGAGCTATGATGTGCTAGGTTTAACACCTGGAAGAGCGCCCAAATTCAGTCAAAACTTTTTGACTGGGCGTGATTCGATTTTGGCCGCTTTTGAGGCGTATGTGCAAGCGGTTAAAGATAAAACCTTTCCCACTGCAGACCATGAGGTAGGTTAA
- the panC gene encoding pantoate--beta-alanine ligase, producing the protein MQVVQDIAALRAQLAQWRQAGKTWALVPTMGNLHAGHLSLVSLAQSHVDYVVVSIFVNPLQFGEGEDFAQYPRTLAADCDQLQALGCDLVFSPSASELYPTEGRQSRVSADPLLASRFEGALRPGHFDGVVTVVAKLFNLVQPHVAVFGQKDYQQWRVIQAMVADLNWPIQLLKGPIARDTDDLALSSRNQYLDATQRRIAPQLYQVLSKLAQAIVATEHPMISWPGVCAKAQQELIVAGFDEVDYIAWVDQQDLTDVMDITKPSVLLVVARLGTTRLLDNIEIIPPL; encoded by the coding sequence ATGCAAGTTGTACAGGATATTGCGGCGTTACGCGCGCAGTTGGCGCAGTGGCGTCAAGCTGGCAAAACCTGGGCCTTGGTGCCGACGATGGGTAATTTACATGCCGGTCATTTGAGCTTGGTATCACTGGCACAAAGCCATGTTGATTATGTTGTAGTGAGTATTTTTGTGAATCCGCTGCAATTTGGTGAAGGCGAAGATTTTGCCCAATATCCACGCACATTGGCAGCCGATTGTGATCAATTGCAAGCCCTAGGGTGCGATCTGGTGTTTAGTCCCTCAGCTAGCGAGCTTTATCCTACTGAAGGGCGGCAGAGTCGTGTGAGTGCTGATCCCTTATTGGCGTCGCGTTTTGAGGGCGCACTGCGTCCCGGTCATTTTGATGGTGTGGTGACGGTAGTGGCCAAGCTGTTTAATCTAGTGCAACCCCATGTGGCCGTATTTGGTCAAAAAGACTATCAGCAATGGCGGGTGATTCAAGCGATGGTGGCCGATTTAAATTGGCCGATTCAGCTGCTGAAAGGGCCGATTGCGCGTGATACTGATGACTTGGCACTCAGTTCAAGAAATCAATATTTGGATGCAACTCAGCGCCGTATCGCCCCGCAGTTATATCAAGTATTAAGCAAGCTGGCACAGGCTATCGTTGCAACCGAACACCCTATGATCAGTTGGCCAGGTGTCTGTGCAAAGGCACAGCAAGAACTCATTGTGGCGGGTTTTGATGAGGTGGATTATATTGCTTGGGTGGATCAACAAGATTTGACTGATGTGATGGATATCACTAAGCCGAGTGTATTGTTGGTGGTAGCCCGATTAGGCACCACCCGTTTATTAGATAATATCGAGATTATACCGCCGCTTTGA
- the panD gene encoding aspartate 1-decarboxylase, protein MQIQLLKSKIHRVTTTHAELDYEGSCAIDAALLSAAGIREYEQIQIYNVRNGERFTTYAISAEAHSGTISVNGAAAHKAAPGDLLIIATYAQMTEAEADLYKPMLVYVDADNKITHTRNTIAPLKAAV, encoded by the coding sequence ATGCAAATTCAACTTTTAAAATCAAAGATTCATCGTGTGACCACGACACACGCCGAACTAGATTATGAAGGCTCGTGTGCAATAGATGCCGCCTTACTAAGCGCGGCGGGTATTCGCGAATACGAACAGATTCAGATTTATAATGTGCGTAATGGCGAGCGCTTTACCACCTATGCTATTAGTGCAGAAGCCCACTCAGGCACGATTTCGGTCAATGGGGCGGCGGCACATAAAGCGGCACCAGGCGATTTATTGATTATTGCAACCTATGCCCAAATGACTGAGGCTGAAGCCGATTTATATAAACCTATGTTGGTTTATGTTGATGCGGACAATAAGATCACCCATACTCGCAATACCATTGCACCGCTCAAAGCGGCGGTATAA